In a single window of the Dermacentor albipictus isolate Rhodes 1998 colony unplaced genomic scaffold, USDA_Dalb.pri_finalv2 scaffold_174, whole genome shotgun sequence genome:
- the LOC139053729 gene encoding uncharacterized protein yields the protein MRRVESAVRALLARGDGCSASFAAAIYSAVALPKVLYALPLCRVSARLWKLIDGDHRRVLRMCHGLPRSSRVAETLAETGAWPVSLTADLRALGHIERLSRAPDAGPILSLLRSLRLSRVGKVCELFDSLVVDTPPVPPSWPPPHQRAPLHVRLDLPGVRYKHRTPLCAVQQEAAAMIVDDLGGRTHLYADGSVLVDGSAAAACVAPDLGVSRQCRLSYRASSTTAELAGLHLAADILEESPHITSAAILCDSRAALQQLLLDERGPPLAQRLACRLHALQPSCDLRLQWIPSHVGVAGNETADQLARRAHNPSTALTPRVSSLDTARLLFRRELVLRHPDNRVAEGRPPRHLPQTGFTRRERAFLLALRTGSVWPAERRHRLRGAPSPLCGDCGATETLQHLICECPNFSLARAHLARVYRGHGLTCDTVNAVLHPSGCSSRHRTLLRALLTFAEAVGLADRL from the coding sequence ATGCGCCGAGTGGAGAGTGCGGTGCGCGCCCTTCTCGCCCGCGGAGACGGCTGCTCCGCGTCGTTTGCGGCGGCGATCTACTCAGCGGTGGCGCTGCCCAAAGTGTTGTATGCTCTGCCCCTCTGCCGTGTCAGTGCCCGGCTGTGGAAACTCATTGACGGTGACCATCGTCGAGTGCTGCGAATGTGCCATGGTCTCCCTCGTTCGTCGCGGGTTGCGGAGACGCTCGCCGAAACTGGTGCGTGGCCCGTCTCCCTGACGGCTGACCTACGTGCTCTCGGCCACATCGAGCGCCTCTCCCGTGCCCCAGACGCCGGCCCGATCCTGTCCCTACTCCGTTCCCTACGCCTGTCTCGTGTGGGAAAAGTGTGCGAGCTGTTTGACAGCCTCGTGGTTGACACTCCGCCCGTACCGCCGTCCTGGCCACCGCCTCATCAGCGCGCACCACTTCACGTGCGTCTCGACCTCCCGGGCGTCCGCTACAAACATCGCACGCCTCTCTGCGCTGTACAGCAGGAGGCTGCTGCCATGATCGTGGACGACCTGGGAGGGAGGACGCATCTGTATGCCGATGGCTCCGTCCTTGTCGACGGCTCGGCGGCTGCCGCCTGTGTTGCCCCGGACCTTGGCGTCTCTAGGCAGTGCCGGCTTTCCTACCGTGCCTCCTCCACCACGGCGGAGCTCGCAGGATTGCACCTTGCTGCGGACATCCTCGAGGAGTCGCCGCACATCACCAGCGCAGCGATTCTCTGCGACTCGAGGGCCgctctgcagcagctgctactaGACGAGCGCGGGCCGCCCCTTGCACAGCGCCTCGCCTGCCGTCTGCACGCACTTCAGCCGAGCTGCGACCTACGCCTGCAGTGGATACCATCGCACGTCGGCGTCGCGGGGAACGAGACGGCGGACCAGCTGGCCAGACGCGCACACAACCCATCCACCGCGCTCACACCTCGGGTGAGCTCACTCGACACAGCGCGCCTTCTCTTCCGACGCGAGCTGGTGCTTCGCCATCCCGACAACCGCGTTGCTGAGGGGCGCCCGCCGCGCCATCTCCCGCAGACCGGCTTCACTAGGCGTgagcgcgccttcctcctcgccctccggACCGGTTCTGTGTGGCCCGCCGAGCGGCGGCATCGGCTGCGCGGAGCCCCCTCTCCCCTCtgcggcgactgcggcgcgaCCGAGACACTTCAGCATCTGATATGTGAGTGTCCGAACTTTTCGCTTGCGCGCGCTCATCTCGCCCGTGTTTACCGTGGGCACGGACTGACGTGCGACACTGTGAACGCTGTtctgcacccctcgggctgctCCTCGCGACATAGGACGCTGTTACGCGCCCTCCTGACTTTCGCCGAggccgtcggcctcgccgaccgcctctAA